One genomic region from Candidatus Sulfotelmatobacter sp. encodes:
- a CDS encoding GIDE domain-containing protein, which yields MHAGAFPFYAAVALGGGPIWFLHGFQSLRKKRLIENTPTARIRSMAMGLVEVQGTVVARSALAAPFSGRSCVHWELDISTRSGRQGWNVVHRASSGQPFFIRDQTGVALVYPQGVESHMNFGVEEDCSGPVFPACYEQYMKEHCGMKSNLWRLGTVRFRERILEDSQAVFLMGTATPRSRALDISGGDELMATGTDGAPVQRPHTIDDDVKAIIRQGQEEKTFILSQQSAKMVEWELGFHALAGVLGGPTVTLIGLAFLLDLMRHGHWKP from the coding sequence ATGCACGCCGGAGCCTTTCCCTTCTATGCGGCGGTCGCGCTCGGCGGCGGGCCGATCTGGTTCCTCCATGGCTTCCAGAGCCTGCGGAAGAAGCGGCTGATCGAGAACACGCCCACCGCGCGCATTCGCTCGATGGCCATGGGGCTGGTCGAGGTCCAGGGCACCGTCGTCGCGCGCAGCGCGCTGGCCGCGCCGTTCTCGGGGCGCTCGTGCGTCCACTGGGAGCTGGACATCTCGACGCGCAGCGGACGCCAGGGCTGGAACGTGGTCCATCGAGCCTCGTCGGGACAGCCGTTCTTCATCCGCGACCAGACCGGCGTGGCGCTGGTCTACCCGCAAGGGGTCGAGTCGCACATGAACTTCGGCGTCGAAGAGGACTGCTCGGGTCCGGTGTTCCCCGCCTGCTACGAGCAGTACATGAAGGAACACTGCGGGATGAAGAGCAACCTCTGGCGGCTCGGCACCGTGCGTTTCCGCGAGCGCATTCTCGAAGACTCGCAGGCCGTATTCCTGATGGGCACGGCCACGCCGCGCTCGCGCGCGCTCGACATCTCGGGCGGTGACGAGCTGATGGCGACCGGCACCGACGGCGCGCCCGTCCAGCGGCCGCACACCATCGACGACGACGTGAAGGCCATCATTCGGCAGGGCCAGGAAGAGAAGACCTTCATCCTCAGCCAGCAGTCCGCGAAGATGGTCGAGTGGGAGCTGGGCTTCCACGCGCTGGCGGGGGTGCTCGGGGGCCCGACGGTGACCCTGATCGGGCTCGCGTTCCTGCTCGACCTCATGAGGCACGGCCACTGGAAGCCCTGA
- a CDS encoding LemA family protein, producing MHVGETIGLALVLFLGLGVSGYFLTLYNSFVSLKQNVGRAWANIDVLLKQRHDEIPKLVNTVEGYMQHERGVFDKLSEARGALAQARGVAQRAEAESMVTRALGGLFAVAEAYPDLKANQSFLQLQARISDLENQIADRREFYNDMVTTFNTRLDQLPDKFVAQWLNYTPAEFFKVADADRQDVEIHFKMAS from the coding sequence ATGCACGTCGGTGAGACGATCGGCCTCGCTCTGGTTCTGTTTCTCGGACTGGGGGTCTCCGGGTATTTCCTGACCCTCTACAACAGTTTCGTCTCGCTCAAGCAGAACGTCGGGCGCGCGTGGGCGAACATCGACGTGCTGTTGAAGCAGCGGCACGACGAGATTCCCAAGCTGGTGAACACGGTCGAAGGCTACATGCAGCACGAGCGCGGCGTGTTCGACAAGCTGAGCGAAGCGCGTGGCGCTCTGGCGCAGGCGCGCGGAGTGGCGCAGCGCGCCGAAGCCGAGAGCATGGTGACGCGGGCACTCGGCGGACTGTTCGCGGTGGCCGAGGCCTATCCCGACCTCAAGGCCAATCAGTCGTTCCTGCAGCTGCAGGCGCGCATCAGCGACCTCGAGAACCAGATCGCGGATCGCCGCGAGTTCTACAACGACATGGTGACCACCTTCAATACCCGGCTCGATCAGCTTCCCGACAAGTTCGTGGCGCAGTGGCTCAACTACACGCCGGCCGAGTTCTTCAAGGTCGCGGACGCCGACCGCCAGGACGTCGAGATCCATTTCAAGATGGCGAGCTGA
- the lon gene encoding endopeptidase La: MADRRASKKVRRPARRPRKPVKTIAAGARSSQPLIVPAGAMPAMPELAGGHAPFDPSAPPGSPLAPPTPSARIAPVMPVRSTVLFPFAIVPLNVGRPSSVTLLNDVMAGDRTVAVFTQRDPTSHEPGPGDLYPVGSLGIVLRMVRVAEDRLTVLVQGTGRIRLGEVVQTQPYLKANISPLSEIEHEDVETEALMKTVISQFERIVALSPNVPDEAVAAARSQAGPGRVGDFIASLLDLPAEDKQRVLEQLDVTARLKLLTELLQRELQVLEVGAQIQESVRETIDKGQKEFVLRQQMEAIRKELGEGDDSQRELDELKEKIEKAQMPPEVRKEADRELARLQRIPPQAAEYTVARTYLETLCDMPWAISTEDDLDLGHARKVLDEDHYGLDKIKERILEFLVVRRFKKDARTPILCFVGPPGTGKTSLGRSIAKALGRKFVRQSLGGVRDEAEIRGHRRTYIGALPGNIIRGIRRAGSRNPLFMLDEIDKLGADFRGDPSSALLEVLDPEQNSTFMDHYLDVPFDLSQVLFVTTANYLDPVPPALRDRMEVIELSGYTEAEKLEIAKRHLIPKALRENGLEGLGLEFTDEGILKVVREYTREAGLRNFERELANVLRRSAKEIAEGKKVSKKLDAKRVRELLGPEKFEFERATKLDTPGAVLGLAWTPVGGEVLTVEASLMPGSKQLILTGQLGDVMKESAQAGLSYVRSHAEELGIHPDFFEKSDIHLHLPAGAIPKDGPSAGITMCTALVSLLTRRKALPGIAMTGEITLRGRVLKIGGLKEKVLAAHRAGLTTVIIPRENENDLEEIPVDVRTHMIFCPVERIEQVLELALESAPGAKVGARGGNGDAVKKGQAPGERVKPRVAPVAARKGG, translated from the coding sequence ATGGCTGACCGCCGAGCTTCGAAGAAGGTCCGCAGGCCGGCGCGTCGACCCCGCAAGCCGGTCAAGACCATTGCCGCCGGGGCGCGCAGCTCGCAACCGCTGATCGTGCCGGCCGGCGCGATGCCGGCGATGCCGGAGCTGGCCGGCGGACACGCGCCGTTCGATCCGTCGGCGCCGCCGGGTTCGCCGCTCGCCCCGCCCACGCCTTCCGCGCGCATCGCTCCGGTGATGCCGGTGCGCAGCACGGTGCTGTTTCCGTTCGCGATCGTGCCGCTCAACGTCGGGCGTCCGTCCAGCGTCACGCTGCTCAATGACGTGATGGCGGGCGACCGCACGGTGGCGGTGTTCACGCAGCGCGATCCCACCAGCCACGAGCCCGGCCCCGGCGACCTCTACCCGGTCGGTTCGCTCGGCATCGTGCTCCGCATGGTGCGCGTGGCCGAGGACCGGCTCACGGTGCTGGTGCAGGGGACCGGCCGCATCCGGCTCGGCGAGGTCGTGCAGACCCAGCCCTATCTCAAGGCCAACATCTCGCCGCTCTCCGAAATCGAGCACGAGGACGTCGAGACCGAAGCGCTCATGAAGACGGTGATCTCCCAGTTCGAGCGCATCGTCGCGCTCTCTCCGAACGTGCCCGACGAGGCGGTGGCGGCGGCGCGCAGTCAGGCCGGCCCCGGGCGCGTCGGCGATTTCATCGCCTCGCTGCTCGACCTGCCCGCCGAGGACAAGCAAAGGGTGCTCGAGCAGCTCGATGTGACGGCGCGGCTCAAGCTGCTCACCGAGCTGCTGCAGCGCGAGCTCCAGGTGCTCGAGGTCGGGGCGCAGATCCAGGAATCGGTGCGCGAGACCATCGACAAGGGCCAGAAGGAGTTCGTGCTTCGCCAGCAGATGGAGGCGATCCGCAAAGAGCTGGGCGAGGGCGACGACTCGCAGCGTGAGCTCGACGAACTCAAGGAAAAGATCGAGAAGGCGCAGATGCCGCCCGAGGTGCGCAAGGAAGCCGACCGCGAGCTGGCGCGGCTCCAGCGCATTCCCCCGCAGGCAGCCGAGTACACGGTGGCGCGCACCTACTTGGAGACGCTGTGCGACATGCCCTGGGCGATCTCGACCGAGGACGACCTCGATCTCGGTCACGCGCGCAAGGTGCTCGACGAGGACCATTATGGCCTCGACAAGATCAAGGAGCGCATCCTCGAGTTCCTGGTGGTGCGGCGCTTCAAGAAGGACGCGCGCACGCCGATTCTGTGCTTCGTGGGCCCACCGGGCACCGGTAAGACTTCGCTCGGGCGCTCGATCGCCAAGGCGCTGGGCCGCAAGTTCGTGCGCCAGTCGCTGGGCGGCGTGCGCGACGAGGCCGAGATCCGGGGGCATCGCCGCACCTACATCGGCGCGCTGCCAGGCAACATCATTCGCGGCATCCGCCGCGCCGGCTCTCGCAATCCGCTGTTCATGCTCGACGAGATCGACAAGCTCGGCGCCGACTTCCGCGGCGATCCCTCGAGCGCGCTGCTCGAGGTTCTGGATCCCGAGCAGAACTCGACCTTCATGGACCACTACCTCGACGTGCCCTTCGATCTGTCACAGGTGCTGTTCGTGACCACCGCCAACTATCTCGACCCGGTGCCGCCGGCGCTCCGCGACCGCATGGAAGTGATCGAGCTATCGGGCTACACCGAGGCCGAGAAGCTCGAGATCGCGAAGCGCCACCTGATTCCCAAGGCACTGCGCGAGAATGGGCTCGAAGGGCTGGGCCTCGAGTTCACCGACGAGGGCATTCTCAAGGTGGTGCGCGAGTACACGCGCGAGGCCGGGCTGCGCAACTTCGAGCGCGAGCTGGCCAACGTGCTGCGCCGTTCTGCCAAGGAGATCGCCGAGGGCAAGAAAGTGTCGAAGAAGCTCGACGCGAAACGCGTGCGCGAGCTGCTCGGGCCCGAGAAATTCGAGTTCGAGCGCGCCACCAAGCTCGATACGCCCGGGGCGGTGCTGGGACTGGCGTGGACGCCGGTCGGCGGCGAGGTGCTGACCGTCGAGGCGTCGCTGATGCCGGGATCCAAGCAGCTGATCCTCACCGGCCAGCTCGGCGACGTGATGAAGGAGTCGGCGCAGGCCGGGCTGTCGTACGTGCGCTCGCACGCCGAGGAGCTCGGCATCCACCCCGACTTCTTCGAGAAATCCGACATCCATCTGCACCTGCCGGCCGGCGCGATCCCCAAGGACGGCCCTTCGGCGGGCATCACCATGTGCACGGCACTGGTGAGCCTGCTCACCCGGCGCAAGGCGCTTCCCGGCATCGCCATGACCGGCGAGATCACGCTGCGCGGCCGCGTGCTCAAGATCGGCGGGCTCAAGGAAAAGGTGCTGGCCGCCCACCGCGCCGGCCTCACCACCGTGATCATCCCACGCGAGAACGAGAACGATCTCGAGGAGATTCCGGTGGATGTGCGCACCCACATGATCTTCTGCCCGGTCGAGCGGATCGAGCAGGTGCTCGAGCTGGCGCTCGAGTCGGCGCCCGGCGCCAAGGTCGGAGCGCGGGGCGGCAACGGCGACGCCGTGAAGAAGGGCCAGGCGCCGGGCGAGCGCGTGAAGCCGCGCGTGGCGCCGGTCGCGGCGCGCAAGGGCGGCTAG
- a CDS encoding Hsp20/alpha crystallin family protein encodes MAHDPEDTLEGLQREVERLFHDLVYHRHPASHFSEPSWSPPADLVVSPTSARVLLELAGVPREQVHVRLRDRTLEVSGRREPPRETQGSHYHRAEIYFGNFRRTIELPWDADEKSIVARYRDGMLEIELKRVPARKTREVAIEEPRHG; translated from the coding sequence ATGGCCCACGACCCCGAAGACACGCTCGAAGGCTTGCAGCGCGAAGTCGAGCGCCTTTTCCACGATCTCGTCTATCACCGCCATCCGGCCTCGCACTTCAGCGAGCCGTCGTGGTCGCCGCCCGCCGACCTGGTGGTCTCTCCCACTTCAGCGCGCGTGCTGCTCGAGCTGGCGGGCGTGCCGCGCGAGCAGGTGCACGTCCGCCTGCGTGATCGCACCCTCGAGGTCAGCGGCCGCCGCGAGCCGCCGCGCGAGACCCAGGGGTCGCACTATCATCGCGCCGAGATCTACTTCGGCAATTTCCGGCGCACCATCGAGCTTCCCTGGGACGCCGACGAAAAGTCGATCGTTGCGCGCTATCGCGACGGCATGCTCGAGATCGAGTTGAAGCGCGTGCCGGCCCGCAAGACCCGCGAAGTCGCGATCGAGGAACCCCGCCATGGCTGA
- a CDS encoding family 1 glycosylhydrolase, giving the protein MPALSFPPGFRWGTAMSAHQVEGGNRLNDWWRFEQIPGAIADGDRSGDACRHYELFDQDFALAEADGHNMHRLSIEWSRLEPERDRWNAAEVEHYHQVLASLKRHRITPLVTLHHFTNPCWIADRGGWENPETIDRYCEYVRFCAREFGGEVDWWCTVNEPEVYAFRGMSEAVWPPRKRDDGAALCVIGNLLEAHGRAYRVLHEEDRADADGDGFSARVGFAKHRPQLVAANPWSPLDALRAAIENQMFNVAVESAQVTGMIDLSIPGAPPVRREVPELKDAFDWYGLNYYTRWMVHALGREAHTARVGAPRNDLHWEIWAEGLAEAAHAAARAGKPILITEHGIADARDQWRPKFISDSLAALARVIQSGADVIGYLHWSLLDNFEWSDGYRGRFGLYAVDFNDATKPRRRRESAEVFARIVRANAVEPAPAS; this is encoded by the coding sequence GTGCCCGCGCTCTCGTTTCCGCCCGGTTTCCGCTGGGGCACCGCCATGTCGGCTCACCAGGTCGAAGGCGGCAACCGCCTCAACGACTGGTGGCGATTCGAGCAGATCCCGGGCGCGATCGCCGATGGCGACCGGAGCGGCGACGCCTGCCGACACTACGAGCTGTTCGATCAGGATTTCGCGCTGGCCGAAGCCGACGGGCACAACATGCACCGGCTCTCCATCGAGTGGAGCCGGCTCGAGCCCGAGCGCGACCGCTGGAACGCCGCCGAGGTCGAGCACTACCACCAGGTGCTGGCCTCGCTGAAGCGCCACCGGATCACTCCGCTGGTCACGCTCCACCATTTCACCAACCCGTGCTGGATCGCCGATCGAGGGGGCTGGGAGAATCCCGAGACCATCGACCGGTACTGCGAGTACGTCCGCTTCTGCGCTCGCGAGTTCGGCGGCGAAGTGGACTGGTGGTGCACGGTCAACGAACCCGAGGTCTATGCGTTTCGCGGCATGAGCGAGGCGGTCTGGCCGCCGCGCAAGCGCGACGACGGCGCCGCGCTGTGCGTGATCGGCAATCTGCTCGAAGCCCATGGGCGCGCCTACCGCGTGCTGCACGAGGAGGATCGCGCCGATGCCGACGGCGACGGCTTCAGCGCCCGCGTCGGTTTCGCCAAGCATCGCCCGCAGCTGGTGGCCGCCAATCCCTGGTCGCCACTCGACGCGCTGCGCGCGGCCATTGAGAACCAGATGTTCAATGTGGCCGTCGAGTCGGCGCAGGTGACGGGCATGATCGACCTGTCGATTCCCGGCGCGCCACCCGTGAGACGCGAGGTGCCCGAACTGAAGGACGCCTTCGACTGGTACGGCCTCAACTACTACACGCGCTGGATGGTGCACGCGCTCGGGCGCGAGGCGCACACCGCCAGGGTCGGCGCGCCCAGGAACGATCTGCACTGGGAGATCTGGGCCGAAGGACTTGCCGAAGCGGCGCATGCGGCGGCCAGGGCCGGAAAGCCGATTCTGATCACCGAGCACGGCATCGCCGACGCCCGCGATCAGTGGCGGCCAAAGTTCATCAGCGACTCGCTGGCCGCGCTGGCGCGCGTGATTCAGTCCGGCGCCGACGTGATCGGCTATCTCCACTGGTCGCTGCTCGACAATTTCGAATGGTCGGACGGGTATCGGGGACGCTTTGGCCTCTACGCGGTGGATTTCAATGATGCGACGAAGCCGCGCCGACGGCGCGAGAGCGCCGAAGTCTTCGCGCGCATCGTACGCGCCAACGCCGTCGAGCCCGCGCCGGCGAGCTGA
- a CDS encoding DUF4153 domain-containing protein encodes MRFASLQSVRRSAARALRRFPSALACAWAACAIADGLILANRTDEHLIAAALVLALGIPVFFALTLFDERLRAGASPVARMLPPIAAASCLAAIIWLWPHWTTEVQWRRYLQLSVLAHSLAAFLPYLSAREPRGFWQYNRALLERFVVASIFSSVLMLGLEGALASLKPLFGITVSAKAFGLLTSWIYLVFHPWFFMAGIPGDLAELDRRDEYPATLKVFAQFILVPLVAVYQVLLSAYLVRVLATGKWPSGLIGWLVSAEAAAGTLAILLVHPVRDRAENVWVRTFGRWFYVALIPSIIMLALAIAKRVAQYGVTEDRYFVIALTVWLAAISVYFIARRDGDIRLIPATLGALALFTFAGPWSAYGISLASQRARLVKILEANGLWRADRLVVHPVELSLEERRQLSSTLTYLLQTHGSAAVRPVLGDLAAAADSGFIDPDRAPSYERAGRVLARMGIGYVNPWEAHDQRPGGYSFSATTTDHPAATALEGLDYHVTVAGTVTDFGAGARRLELACDARGRRLILSEERPHRATSRGATVADTLATASLDSIIAFSSASVPSIREPQRLALQGSGARGFLVVKYLAGGSHPEPRLYGLGGELYFSLLVPAPDSIATGRP; translated from the coding sequence GTGCGCTTCGCCTCGCTTCAATCGGTACGGCGCTCGGCCGCGCGGGCGTTGCGACGCTTCCCGTCGGCCCTGGCATGCGCCTGGGCGGCGTGCGCGATCGCCGACGGGCTGATCCTCGCCAACCGCACCGACGAGCACCTGATCGCCGCGGCGCTGGTGCTGGCCCTCGGCATCCCGGTGTTCTTCGCCCTCACACTGTTCGACGAGCGGCTCCGCGCCGGGGCCTCACCGGTGGCGCGGATGTTGCCGCCCATCGCTGCGGCATCGTGCCTGGCGGCGATCATCTGGCTGTGGCCGCATTGGACGACCGAGGTCCAGTGGCGGCGCTACCTGCAGCTCAGCGTCTTGGCTCACTCGCTGGCAGCGTTTCTTCCCTACCTGTCGGCGCGGGAGCCCCGCGGCTTCTGGCAGTACAACCGCGCCTTGCTCGAGCGATTCGTGGTGGCCTCGATCTTCTCGAGCGTGCTCATGCTCGGGCTCGAGGGCGCGCTCGCCTCGCTCAAGCCGCTGTTTGGGATCACGGTCTCGGCGAAGGCGTTTGGGCTGCTGACGTCGTGGATCTATCTCGTTTTTCATCCCTGGTTCTTCATGGCCGGGATTCCCGGGGACCTCGCCGAGCTCGATCGGCGCGACGAGTACCCGGCCACGCTCAAGGTGTTCGCGCAGTTCATCCTGGTTCCGCTGGTCGCCGTGTATCAGGTGCTGCTCTCCGCCTACCTGGTGCGCGTGCTCGCCACCGGCAAATGGCCCAGCGGTCTGATTGGATGGCTGGTCTCGGCCGAGGCCGCTGCCGGCACGCTGGCAATTCTTCTGGTCCATCCGGTGCGGGACCGTGCGGAAAACGTCTGGGTGCGCACGTTCGGGCGCTGGTTCTACGTCGCGCTCATTCCCTCGATCATCATGCTGGCGCTGGCCATCGCCAAGCGGGTGGCGCAATACGGCGTCACCGAGGATCGCTATTTCGTCATCGCGCTCACCGTCTGGCTCGCCGCGATCAGCGTCTATTTCATCGCCCGCCGCGACGGCGACATCCGGCTGATCCCGGCGACGCTCGGAGCGCTCGCGCTCTTCACCTTCGCCGGCCCCTGGAGCGCGTACGGCATCTCGCTGGCCAGCCAGCGCGCCCGGTTGGTGAAGATTCTCGAGGCCAATGGCCTGTGGCGCGCCGATCGGCTGGTGGTTCATCCGGTCGAGCTGAGCCTGGAGGAGCGGAGGCAGCTCAGCTCGACGCTGACCTACCTGCTGCAAACTCACGGAAGCGCCGCGGTGCGCCCGGTGCTCGGCGACCTCGCCGCCGCCGCCGACAGCGGCTTCATCGATCCCGACCGGGCGCCCTCCTACGAGCGCGCCGGCCGGGTGCTCGCGCGGATGGGCATTGGCTACGTGAACCCGTGGGAAGCGCACGATCAGCGCCCCGGCGGGTATTCGTTCTCCGCGACCACCACCGACCACCCGGCCGCCACCGCGCTCGAGGGGCTCGACTATCACGTCACCGTCGCGGGAACCGTCACCGATTTCGGCGCGGGCGCTCGCAGGCTGGAACTCGCATGCGACGCGCGCGGTCGCCGGCTGATCCTGAGTGAAGAGCGACCGCATCGCGCGACCTCCCGCGGCGCGACCGTCGCCGACACGCTCGCCACGGCAAGCCTCGACTCGATCATCGCGTTCTCGAGCGCGAGCGTCCCGTCGATCAGAGAGCCGCAGCGGCTGGCCCTCCAAGGTTCGGGCGCTCGCGGCTTCCTGGTGGTGAAGTATCTCGCTGGCGGCTCGCATCCCGAGCCGCGCCTCTACGGTCTCGGCGGCGAGCTCTACTTCTCGCTGCTCGTACCCGCGCCGGACTCGATCGCGACTGGCCGGCCCTGA
- a CDS encoding MFS transporter gives MRLIPSAATLDETFRALRHRNFRLFWIGQMISLIGTWMQSVAQGWLMHRITNSPMMLGLLGFVQFLPVMVFALPAGVIADHMDKRKLLYITQGFFLLQAGALAALVTFGVIKAWMVLALAFAFGVFNSFDLPLRQSFLVEMVGKADLPNAIALNSAAFNAARVLGPAIAGVLVASIGEAGCFWLNALSYVAVLVGLAMIELEVRAPAVPQDTLEKLAEGVRYAWGVTAIRNLLVLLALTAGIGFQYMVLLPVYARDILHGDARMYGLLVSAFGVGSLLAAFWMTRPMSRWDLRHQLLIGLASAGFGMAGFAWSRLPALTMAMGFLAGFGLILYVASTNTLLQLTTEDRFRGRIMSLYTLMFVGTSPLGALISGGLAQRWGAPIATSFCAVVLLAGALWVSARLRVLRALEAAQAPPPAHDLPAAEPERVG, from the coding sequence ATGCGCCTGATTCCCTCCGCTGCGACGCTCGACGAGACATTCCGGGCGCTCCGCCACCGCAACTTCCGCCTGTTCTGGATCGGCCAGATGATCTCGCTGATCGGCACCTGGATGCAGAGCGTGGCGCAGGGCTGGCTGATGCATCGCATCACGAACTCGCCGATGATGCTGGGTCTCCTCGGATTCGTGCAGTTTCTGCCGGTGATGGTGTTCGCGCTGCCGGCCGGCGTGATCGCCGATCACATGGACAAGCGCAAGCTGCTCTACATCACGCAGGGATTCTTCCTGCTCCAGGCCGGGGCTCTCGCGGCGCTGGTCACGTTCGGCGTGATCAAGGCGTGGATGGTGCTGGCGCTGGCGTTTGCGTTCGGAGTCTTCAACTCCTTCGACCTCCCGCTGCGCCAGTCGTTCCTGGTGGAAATGGTGGGCAAGGCCGATCTGCCCAACGCGATCGCGCTCAACTCGGCGGCCTTCAACGCGGCGCGCGTGCTCGGCCCGGCGATCGCCGGCGTGCTGGTGGCGAGCATTGGCGAAGCGGGTTGCTTCTGGCTGAACGCGCTCTCCTACGTGGCGGTGCTGGTCGGGCTCGCGATGATCGAGCTGGAGGTGCGCGCGCCCGCGGTGCCGCAGGACACGCTCGAGAAACTCGCCGAAGGCGTGCGCTACGCGTGGGGCGTGACCGCGATCCGCAACTTGCTGGTGCTGCTGGCGCTCACCGCCGGCATCGGCTTCCAGTACATGGTGCTGCTGCCGGTCTACGCCCGCGACATCCTCCACGGCGACGCGCGTATGTACGGGCTGCTGGTCTCGGCGTTCGGCGTCGGCTCGCTGCTGGCCGCGTTCTGGATGACGCGCCCCATGTCCCGCTGGGATCTGCGTCACCAGCTCCTGATCGGGCTGGCGAGCGCGGGGTTCGGCATGGCCGGCTTCGCCTGGTCGCGCTTGCCGGCGCTGACCATGGCGATGGGTTTCCTCGCCGGTTTCGGCTTGATCCTCTACGTGGCCAGCACCAACACGCTGCTCCAGCTCACCACCGAAGACCGTTTTCGCGGGCGCATCATGAGCCTCTATACCCTGATGTTCGTGGGCACCTCGCCGCTCGGCGCCCTGATCTCTGGCGGGCTCGCCCAACGCTGGGGAGCCCCGATCGCCACCAGCTTCTGTGCGGTCGTGCTGCTCGCGGGCGCGCTGTGGGTCAGCGCGCGGCTCCGCGTGCTGCGCGCGCTCGAAGCCGCGCAGGCGCCCCCGCCGGCGCACGATCTCCCGGCCGCCGAGCCGGAGCGGGTGGGCTGA
- a CDS encoding squalene/phytoene synthase family protein, with protein MSRAPLPRAVAGDLAYCHEILPRVSRTFAINIRLLGRSMRDPVCAGYLLCRTADALEDSWPGSPAEIRGRFERFRAAMSGDRGAADSLAAATPRECRPRADLELVRNFPRVARVYHAFAPPERDAIGRCLDTMSAGMCRYASRAAERGSTVPYLDDEGELHDYCYVVAGCVGEMLTRLFGDVAGDPDSERARRRLALAPTVGEALQLTNVLLDWPHDVAAGRCFIPAAWLREEGLTVADLLRPGEPRLRSLAARLEALARAALARVPDYVDLIPARHLRYRWFCLWPALWALGSIRHAHRDPRFPASPKRPRLPRAELWGAAVASAMVSSHSGAMRRLYAASG; from the coding sequence ATGAGTCGCGCTCCGCTTCCCCGCGCGGTCGCCGGCGATCTCGCCTATTGCCACGAGATCCTGCCCCGGGTCTCGCGCACGTTCGCCATCAACATCCGGTTGCTCGGCCGCTCGATGCGCGACCCGGTGTGCGCGGGCTACCTCCTGTGCCGCACCGCCGACGCTCTCGAGGACTCGTGGCCCGGATCCCCGGCCGAGATTCGCGGCCGGTTCGAGCGTTTTCGCGCCGCCATGTCCGGCGATCGGGGCGCCGCCGACTCGCTGGCCGCAGCCACGCCGCGCGAATGCCGACCACGCGCCGATCTCGAGCTGGTCCGAAATTTCCCGCGGGTCGCACGCGTCTATCACGCCTTCGCCCCGCCCGAGCGCGACGCCATCGGCCGATGCCTCGACACGATGTCGGCCGGGATGTGCCGCTATGCGTCGCGCGCCGCCGAGCGGGGGAGCACCGTTCCCTATCTCGACGATGAGGGAGAGCTCCACGACTACTGTTACGTGGTGGCGGGCTGCGTGGGTGAGATGCTCACGCGACTGTTCGGCGATGTCGCGGGCGATCCGGACAGCGAACGCGCCCGGCGAAGGCTCGCGCTGGCGCCGACGGTCGGCGAAGCGCTACAGCTCACCAACGTGCTCCTCGACTGGCCTCACGACGTCGCTGCCGGCCGCTGCTTCATCCCCGCCGCCTGGCTGCGCGAGGAAGGGCTGACCGTCGCGGACCTGCTGCGCCCGGGAGAACCGCGGCTGCGGTCGCTGGCGGCGCGCCTCGAGGCGCTGGCCCGCGCGGCACTGGCGCGCGTCCCGGACTACGTCGATCTCATTCCGGCCCGGCACCTGCGCTACCGTTGGTTCTGCCTGTGGCCGGCATTGTGGGCGCTCGGCTCGATTCGGCACGCCCATCGCGACCCGCGCTTCCCGGCCAGCCCCAAGCGTCCCAGGCTGCCACGCGCGGAGTTGTGGGGTGCGGCGGTGGCGTCGGCGATGGTGTCATCGCACTCGGGCGCCATGCGCCGGCTGTACGCCGCCAGCGGCTAG